A part of Bacillus thuringiensis genomic DNA contains:
- a CDS encoding NupC/NupG family nucleoside CNT transporter, whose protein sequence is MKFVMFLVGLLVVFVLGFLISADRKKIKYKPIAIMLVIQLALSYFLLNTQVGYILVKGISDGFGALLGYAEAGIVFVFGGLVNKGEVSFFLTALLPIVFFAVLIGILQHFKILPIFIRAIGTALSKVNGLGKLESYNAVAAAIVGQAEVFITVKDQLSKIPKHRLYTLCASSMSTVSMSIVGSYMKMIEPKYVVTALVLNLFSGFIIIHIINPYDITEEEDTLKLENKKKQSFFEMLSEYIMLGFTIAITVAAMLLGFVALITAINSLFDSMFGITFQAILGYIFSPLAFVMGIPQAEMVTAGQIMATKLVSNEFVAMLDLGKVAGDLSARTVGILSVFLVSFANFSSIGIIAGATKGIDENQSNVVSSFGLRLVYGATLVSILSAIIVGVML, encoded by the coding sequence ATGAAGTTTGTTATGTTTCTTGTAGGATTGCTCGTTGTATTCGTACTCGGTTTTCTTATAAGTGCCGATCGAAAGAAGATTAAGTATAAACCAATCGCAATCATGCTTGTTATTCAGCTAGCTTTAAGTTATTTCTTATTAAATACGCAAGTTGGTTATATTTTAGTAAAAGGAATTTCAGATGGATTTGGCGCGCTTCTTGGATATGCGGAAGCTGGAATCGTTTTCGTATTTGGCGGTCTTGTTAATAAAGGAGAGGTTTCATTCTTCTTAACAGCGTTATTACCAATCGTATTCTTTGCCGTTTTAATCGGAATTCTGCAACACTTTAAAATTTTACCGATATTTATTCGTGCTATTGGTACGGCGCTAAGTAAAGTAAATGGTCTAGGAAAACTAGAATCATATAACGCAGTAGCAGCTGCCATTGTTGGACAAGCGGAAGTATTTATTACAGTAAAAGATCAATTAAGTAAAATCCCAAAACATCGTTTATATACATTATGTGCATCTTCCATGTCGACAGTATCAATGTCAATCGTAGGTTCTTATATGAAAATGATCGAACCGAAATATGTAGTAACAGCACTTGTATTAAATTTATTTAGTGGTTTCATTATCATTCATATTATTAACCCGTACGATATTACAGAAGAAGAAGATACACTGAAATTAGAAAATAAGAAAAAACAGTCATTCTTTGAAATGCTAAGTGAATATATTATGCTTGGTTTCACAATCGCGATCACAGTAGCGGCGATGTTACTTGGTTTCGTAGCATTAATTACAGCAATTAATAGCTTGTTTGATTCCATGTTCGGTATTACATTCCAAGCTATTTTAGGATACATTTTCTCACCATTAGCATTCGTAATGGGTATCCCGCAAGCAGAGATGGTAACAGCGGGACAAATCATGGCAACAAAATTAGTATCAAACGAGTTTGTTGCGATGCTGGATCTTGGAAAAGTAGCTGGTGATTTATCCGCTCGTACAGTTGGTATTCTTTCTGTATTCCTTGTATCATTTGCGAACTTCTCATCAATCGGAATTATCGCAGGTGCAACGAAAGGTATCGATGAAAACCAATCAAATGTTGTATCATCATTCGGTCTACGCCTTGTGTACGGTGCGACATTAGTAAGTATTCTGTCAGCGATTATCGTTGGTGTTATGTTATAA
- a CDS encoding alanine/glycine:cation symporter family protein, with protein MDFLTNIIGDINNVLWSYIIIAMLIGLGLYFSFRVKFVQIRYFGEMIRLLGDGASSKTRKAQKEKSGVSSFQAFCMSTASRVGTGNLAGVAIAISAGGPGAVFWMWLIAVIGGASAFVESTLAQIYKVKDGNAFRGGPAYYMEKGLNKRWLGAIFSVLITVSFGLIFNAVQSNTVAAAFDGAFKTDSRLVGLVMAGLLAIIIFGGVKRIARAVEMIVPVMAIIYVAVALFVVVTNITAIPYVFKEIFLHAFGIKEVVGGGLGAAILLGVKRGLFSNEAGMGSAPNAAATANVTHPVKQGFIQTLGVFTDTLLICSCTAFIILLSDVHNAADLNGIQLTQQALSQHIGPWASIFVAVAIFLFAFSSLVGNYYYGETNIEFLNGSKVLLNAYRIAVLGMVMLGSVATIQIVWDLADLFMGIMAVINLVAIVFLSKYAFAALSDYIKQKKQGKDPVFYAESIPGLNNTECWDKPTVADKEKAV; from the coding sequence ATGGATTTTTTAACGAATATAATTGGGGATATAAATAATGTTCTATGGTCATATATAATCATCGCGATGTTAATTGGGTTAGGACTTTACTTTTCGTTTCGTGTGAAATTTGTCCAAATTCGTTACTTCGGTGAAATGATTCGATTGCTTGGGGATGGGGCGAGTTCGAAAACGAGGAAAGCACAAAAAGAGAAGAGCGGTGTATCATCATTCCAGGCTTTTTGTATGAGTACAGCTTCTCGTGTAGGTACTGGTAACTTAGCTGGTGTAGCTATCGCAATCTCAGCAGGTGGACCAGGAGCGGTATTTTGGATGTGGTTAATCGCGGTAATTGGGGGTGCTTCTGCATTTGTAGAGAGCACATTAGCGCAAATTTATAAAGTAAAAGATGGGAATGCGTTCCGTGGTGGCCCAGCGTATTATATGGAAAAGGGATTAAATAAGCGCTGGCTGGGAGCAATTTTCTCTGTTTTAATAACAGTAAGTTTCGGATTGATTTTTAACGCTGTACAGTCTAATACTGTAGCGGCTGCTTTTGATGGGGCATTCAAAACAGATAGTAGATTAGTAGGTCTTGTAATGGCTGGTTTACTTGCAATTATTATCTTCGGCGGAGTAAAACGTATTGCACGTGCGGTTGAAATGATTGTTCCAGTAATGGCAATTATATATGTGGCAGTGGCATTATTCGTTGTTGTAACAAACATTACGGCAATTCCATATGTATTTAAAGAAATTTTCTTACATGCTTTCGGAATTAAAGAAGTAGTAGGCGGAGGATTAGGAGCTGCGATTTTACTAGGGGTAAAACGTGGATTATTCTCAAATGAAGCTGGTATGGGTAGTGCGCCAAACGCAGCAGCGACTGCAAACGTAACACATCCAGTTAAACAAGGTTTCATTCAAACTTTAGGGGTATTTACAGATACATTATTAATTTGTAGTTGTACAGCATTTATTATTCTTTTATCAGATGTGCATAATGCAGCTGATCTAAATGGTATTCAATTAACGCAACAAGCGTTAAGTCAGCATATCGGACCATGGGCATCTATATTTGTAGCAGTTGCAATCTTCTTGTTTGCATTTAGTTCATTAGTAGGTAACTACTACTATGGTGAAACGAATATTGAGTTCTTAAATGGAAGTAAAGTGCTATTAAATGCATACCGCATTGCTGTACTTGGTATGGTTATGTTAGGGTCTGTAGCAACAATTCAAATCGTGTGGGATTTAGCAGATCTATTTATGGGTATTATGGCTGTTATTAACTTAGTAGCAATCGTATTCCTTTCTAAGTACGCTTTCGCAGCGTTATCAGACTATATTAAGCAAAAGAAACAAGGAAAAGATCCAGTATTCTATGCGGAGTCTATTCCAGGTTTGAACAATACAGAGTGCTGGGATAAGCCAACAGTAGCTGATAAAGAAAAAGCAGTATAA
- a CDS encoding alanine/glycine:cation symporter family protein translates to MNILEQFVSSTNTILWSYILIAMLIGLGLYFSIKLKFVQLTHLGEMIRLMSDGLTGKTRKKGSVSSFQAFCMSSAARIGIGNLAGVALAISMGGPGAVFWMWVIAIIGASSSFVESTLAQIYKVKDGSGFRGGPAYYMEKGLNKRWMGIWFSILITISYGLIFNSVQANTVTLAFENAFGLERYIVGIVLAALVAVIIFGGVKSIARMSEMIVPPMALIYIAVAIFVVIKNFYLIPDVFTEIFKGAFGLDSAVGGGIGAAMKFGIQRGLFANEAGMGSAPNAAATADVTHPAKQGFIQTIGVLVDTFLVCTSTAFIVLCSGAYKATNLEGIELTQNALSSQIGPWASSFLAIIIFLFAFSSLLGNYYYGETNIEFIKQSKTWLMIYRIAVVGMVLFGSVATLKVVWNMADLFMGLMVITNLIAITLLGRFAYAALADYVKQKKQGKDPVFSADSIPGLTNTECWDKPAVTNKEKAV, encoded by the coding sequence ATGAATATTTTAGAACAATTCGTTTCATCAACGAATACAATTCTTTGGTCATATATTCTTATCGCAATGTTAATTGGTTTAGGTCTTTATTTTTCTATTAAATTGAAATTTGTACAACTTACTCATTTAGGGGAAATGATTCGTTTAATGAGTGATGGATTAACTGGAAAGACACGTAAAAAAGGTAGTGTATCTTCTTTCCAAGCGTTCTGTATGAGTTCAGCGGCTCGTATTGGAATCGGGAACTTAGCCGGTGTAGCGTTAGCTATTTCTATGGGAGGACCTGGCGCAGTATTTTGGATGTGGGTGATTGCGATTATCGGAGCGTCTTCAAGTTTCGTAGAAAGTACGCTTGCCCAAATTTATAAAGTAAAAGATGGCAGTGGCTTCCGTGGTGGTCCTGCTTATTATATGGAAAAAGGTTTAAATAAACGTTGGATGGGAATTTGGTTCTCTATCCTTATTACAATTAGTTACGGTTTAATTTTTAACTCAGTACAAGCGAATACAGTAACGTTAGCGTTTGAAAATGCATTTGGTTTAGAACGTTATATTGTTGGAATTGTATTAGCTGCATTAGTTGCGGTTATTATTTTTGGTGGTGTAAAAAGCATTGCACGTATGTCGGAAATGATTGTTCCGCCAATGGCGCTTATTTATATTGCGGTAGCTATTTTTGTTGTCATTAAAAACTTCTATTTAATACCAGATGTGTTCACAGAAATCTTTAAAGGTGCATTCGGTTTAGATTCAGCTGTAGGTGGCGGTATCGGTGCTGCAATGAAGTTTGGTATTCAGCGCGGCTTATTTGCGAATGAAGCAGGTATGGGTAGTGCGCCGAACGCGGCAGCAACAGCTGATGTAACGCATCCAGCGAAACAAGGTTTTATTCAAACAATTGGAGTGTTAGTAGATACATTCTTAGTATGTACATCAACGGCGTTTATCGTACTATGTTCTGGTGCATATAAAGCAACAAATTTAGAAGGTATTGAATTAACGCAAAATGCATTAAGTTCACAAATCGGCCCATGGGCAAGTAGCTTCCTAGCGATTATTATTTTCTTATTTGCATTTAGTTCACTTCTAGGAAACTACTATTATGGTGAAACGAATATTGAATTCATTAAACAAAGTAAAACTTGGTTAATGATTTACCGTATTGCGGTAGTGGGAATGGTATTATTCGGTTCTGTTGCGACGCTTAAAGTCGTATGGAATATGGCAGATTTATTTATGGGTCTAATGGTAATCACAAACTTAATTGCGATTACACTTCTTGGACGATTTGCATACGCTGCATTGGCGGACTATGTAAAGCAAAAGAAACAAGGGAAAGATCCAGTCTTCAGTGCAGATTCTATTCCTGGTTTAACGAATACAGAGTGTTGGGATAAGCCAGCTGTAACGAATAAAGAAAAAGCAGTGTGA
- a CDS encoding NAD(P)-dependent oxidoreductase, which yields MKIGVIGATGKAGSRILKEALDRGHEVTAIVRNAAKITEENVNILEKDVFSLTSNDLQAFDVVVNAFGAPAGEEHLHVDAGNVLIEAMKGAPNTKLLVVGGAGSLFVDEEKTTRVFETPGFPGEYLATAQNQGKNLEILQQTNDITWTFISPSALFALGKRTGSYKAGKDNLLVNSKGDSYVSYEDFAVAALDEIENPKHVNERFTVVSEAE from the coding sequence ATGAAAATCGGAGTTATCGGAGCAACTGGTAAAGCAGGAAGTCGTATTTTAAAAGAAGCATTAGATCGCGGACATGAAGTAACTGCAATCGTAAGAAATGCTGCAAAAATTACAGAAGAAAACGTAAATATTCTAGAGAAAGATGTATTCTCTCTTACATCTAACGACCTACAAGCATTCGATGTAGTTGTAAATGCGTTCGGTGCTCCAGCAGGAGAAGAACACCTTCACGTAGATGCAGGAAACGTACTAATTGAAGCTATGAAAGGTGCACCAAATACAAAATTACTTGTAGTTGGCGGAGCTGGAAGCTTATTTGTAGACGAAGAGAAAACAACACGTGTATTTGAGACACCAGGTTTCCCAGGCGAATACCTTGCAACAGCTCAAAACCAAGGTAAAAACTTAGAAATCTTACAACAAACAAACGACATCACTTGGACATTCATCAGCCCTTCTGCACTATTTGCATTAGGAAAACGTACTGGTTCTTACAAAGCTGGTAAAGACAATCTTCTTGTTAACTCAAAAGGCGATAGCTACGTAAGCTACGAAGACTTCGCAGTAGCAGCACTTGATGAAATCGAAAATCCAAAACATGTAAACGAACGCTTCACAGTTGTTTCTGAAGCAGAATAA
- a CDS encoding putative mucin/carbohydrate-binding domain-containing protein — MSKKKTSRVLVAGVCLATLLTPYGLELPKVYAEMTIEGKEKQQEERVYQLLPKGDVEGMRELHQRRMSFSPYEPTGIYVKPGEEVVIQVEGTQQIKAYIGTYSYEKEEPKQFNLNPGENKISSSNGGLLYFYNYHNTGEVVAKVKKGGTPNPLFILGKHTTKDWKRMLADNPDPYAIEMKGENSLLTMHPETVAEHLKQEDPAALLKKHDEIINIEHKISGLSKDGAGVANQGKHSIHFVEDWYTDNYMYATYYRTAYSKGNLESVLNLEELTNDGWGPWHEVGHQHQQDTWLWDGLGEVTVNIYSLAVQTTFGHKTRLEQEERYEAAFAYLGKPDAQEKMDVFEKLVMFWQLHLAYGDQFYPNLHQMYRLLHDTELPKSDEEKKQMFIYMTSKVAGQNLIPFFDKWGLIANDATREKIEKLNLPKLEKEIWLSTDSNPIREKQIELYEVPYGEPNNEKIQNVVIGTTYDEKKAKELVKNLGEGVKTTGVITQGKPEVGEKTVKVEIIDEKGNKNLIPVVANVGYGDSLVFKGLNYDTNIKSIVTLQHDQKKFSAMADSNPVHYYFKEDTYFEFSLLDQNGNEKKKATVKGVENAEEFAKSINGLEFEYGDVVKVYHAESDRFNWYQNNDFIGQGKAKVEQELLFKVTEKGFERMEAQQEVTAVPQKIIIGTDVEKLEAKDFVEVKDGEVIGFVEKPNTIKIGEQKVKVETKDRFGNKKVTEVPLTVTYGDSLLVYGLSYGTDDMKSIITLHHDTKKMSATDTSNLIHDYFGDGKYFEFALYNKEGKEKKNIEVKGLENTEALAKELNGLAFEYGDVVKVYHAESSRLHWYQKGLYVGEGKNKEIKELFFKITENGFERLKSLQEVTAKPQTVVVGTEVEKLEAKDFVEVKDGEIIGFVEKPTTSKVGKQTVKVETKDRFGNKQVTEVPLEVVYGDSIAYAGYGDDIASIVTLKHEEKRFHVTDMDSEIHEYFNKELYMGITLYDGEGKEKKHVTAEGQETSKNFAKQVNGMQFEYGDVVKVFHAEPVRLKWYQNNTLTGQGEEKGAKELFFKVTEKGFERMDMLQEVTAKPQTVVVGTEVEKLDAKNFVEVKGGEVIGFVEKPDTSKIGEQTVKVETKDRFGNKQVTEVPLEVIYGDSIMFFGTSYGGSNIKSVVTLNHEEKKFSTTGAEGSAHTSFKEQKYMGMTVYDKDGKEKKEVSVKGFENTKGFAEQFNGMTFEYGDVVKVYQREFDRFKVYKKNELIDAKYGVNEVFFKVTEQGFERVETQQEVTAKPQKIVVGTEVEKLDAKNFVEVKDGEVIGFVEKPDTSKIGEQTVKIETKDRFGNKKVTEVPVEVTYGDSLLVYGLNYSDGNLKSIVTLHHDTKKISATDTKNLIHDYFKDEKYFEFTLYGKDGSEKKNVAVKGLENTKAFAKEVNGLTFEYGDVVKVYHAESSRLHWYQKDVYAGEGKNKEIQELVFKITENGFERLDGEQTIKVKPQTVVIGTNSETLDAKEFVEVQNGEVVGFVEKLDTSKIGKQTVKVETKDRFGNKKVTEVPVEVTYGDSLVYQGLSNSIRSIVTLNHDEKKLHVTYTNEQIHSYFNNELYMGITLYDGEGKEKKHVTAEGQETSKNFAEQVNGMAFQYGDVVKVYHAESDRLSWYKTGELLGKGDSKKFKEISFKITPNGLEQVK, encoded by the coding sequence ATGTCGAAGAAAAAGACGAGTAGGGTATTAGTGGCTGGTGTTTGTTTAGCTACGTTATTAACGCCATATGGACTTGAATTACCTAAGGTGTATGCAGAGATGACGATTGAAGGTAAGGAGAAACAGCAAGAAGAGCGAGTGTATCAATTGCTGCCAAAAGGTGATGTAGAAGGGATGCGTGAGTTGCATCAGCGTCGAATGAGTTTTTCTCCTTATGAACCAACGGGCATTTATGTAAAGCCAGGTGAAGAAGTAGTTATTCAAGTAGAAGGGACTCAACAGATTAAAGCTTATATTGGTACATATTCTTATGAAAAAGAAGAACCTAAACAATTCAATTTAAATCCTGGTGAGAATAAAATTTCTTCTTCAAATGGGGGACTATTATACTTTTATAATTATCACAACACAGGAGAAGTAGTCGCTAAAGTGAAAAAAGGTGGTACACCAAATCCTTTATTTATTTTAGGAAAGCATACGACAAAAGATTGGAAACGTATGTTGGCAGATAATCCTGATCCATATGCAATAGAAATGAAAGGAGAAAATAGTTTATTAACTATGCATCCTGAAACTGTAGCGGAACATTTGAAGCAAGAAGATCCAGCTGCTTTATTAAAGAAACACGATGAAATAATTAATATAGAACATAAAATATCAGGTTTATCAAAAGATGGTGCGGGTGTTGCGAATCAAGGTAAACATTCCATTCATTTTGTTGAAGACTGGTATACGGACAATTATATGTATGCGACTTATTATCGAACGGCTTATAGTAAAGGGAATTTAGAGTCAGTACTAAATCTAGAAGAGTTAACTAATGATGGATGGGGGCCTTGGCATGAAGTGGGACATCAACATCAACAGGACACTTGGTTATGGGATGGGCTTGGAGAAGTAACCGTTAATATTTATTCTTTGGCAGTTCAAACTACATTCGGGCATAAAACAAGGTTAGAGCAAGAGGAGCGCTATGAAGCTGCATTTGCTTATTTAGGTAAACCGGATGCACAAGAGAAGATGGATGTATTTGAGAAGTTAGTTATGTTTTGGCAGTTGCATTTAGCCTATGGGGATCAATTCTATCCGAATTTACATCAAATGTATCGTTTGCTACATGATACAGAACTGCCTAAATCTGATGAAGAGAAAAAGCAGATGTTTATTTATATGACGTCAAAAGTGGCAGGACAAAATTTAATTCCTTTCTTTGATAAATGGGGATTAATTGCAAATGATGCTACGAGAGAAAAGATTGAAAAATTAAATTTACCAAAATTAGAAAAAGAAATTTGGTTATCTACAGATAGCAATCCAATTCGTGAAAAACAAATTGAGTTATATGAAGTTCCATATGGCGAGCCAAATAATGAAAAAATACAAAATGTAGTAATCGGTACTACATATGATGAGAAAAAAGCAAAAGAACTTGTAAAGAATTTAGGGGAAGGTGTAAAAACAACAGGTGTGATTACACAAGGCAAGCCTGAAGTTGGAGAAAAAACTGTAAAAGTAGAAATTATAGATGAAAAAGGTAATAAGAATTTAATTCCGGTTGTAGCAAATGTCGGTTATGGTGATAGCTTAGTATTCAAAGGGCTTAATTATGATACTAATATTAAATCAATCGTAACACTGCAACATGATCAGAAAAAGTTTAGTGCGATGGCTGATTCAAATCCAGTGCATTATTATTTTAAAGAAGATACGTATTTTGAATTCTCATTACTAGACCAAAATGGAAATGAGAAAAAGAAAGCAACAGTAAAAGGTGTTGAAAATGCGGAAGAATTCGCGAAATCAATTAATGGGTTAGAGTTCGAATATGGTGATGTAGTGAAAGTGTATCACGCTGAATCAGATCGCTTTAATTGGTATCAAAATAATGACTTTATCGGCCAAGGTAAGGCGAAGGTAGAGCAAGAATTATTATTTAAAGTAACAGAAAAGGGCTTTGAGAGAATGGAAGCCCAGCAAGAAGTAACGGCAGTGCCACAAAAGATAATAATTGGAACAGATGTTGAAAAGTTAGAAGCGAAAGATTTTGTTGAAGTGAAAGATGGAGAAGTAATCGGGTTTGTAGAAAAGCCGAATACAATAAAAATCGGTGAACAAAAAGTAAAAGTAGAAACGAAAGATCGTTTTGGGAATAAGAAAGTGACAGAAGTACCTCTAACAGTAACGTATGGAGATAGCCTACTTGTATACGGATTAAGTTATGGCACTGACGATATGAAATCAATTATAACGTTACATCATGATACGAAAAAAATGAGTGCGACAGATACGAGTAATTTGATCCATGATTACTTTGGAGATGGGAAGTATTTTGAATTCGCCTTGTACAATAAAGAGGGAAAAGAGAAGAAAAATATAGAAGTAAAAGGCTTGGAGAATACAGAAGCTCTTGCCAAGGAATTGAATGGGTTAGCATTTGAATATGGAGATGTGGTGAAAGTATACCATGCAGAGTCTTCACGTTTACATTGGTATCAAAAAGGTTTATATGTGGGAGAAGGAAAAAATAAAGAAATAAAAGAATTATTCTTCAAAATTACTGAAAATGGATTTGAAAGATTAAAATCATTGCAAGAAGTAACAGCAAAGCCACAAACAGTAGTAGTCGGAACAGAAGTAGAAAAACTAGAAGCGAAAGATTTTGTTGAAGTGAAAGATGGGGAAATAATCGGATTTGTAGAAAAACCAACTACATCAAAAGTCGGAAAACAAACAGTAAAAGTAGAAACGAAAGATCGTTTTGGAAATAAGCAAGTAACAGAAGTGCCATTAGAAGTGGTTTATGGAGATAGTATTGCATATGCAGGATATGGCGATGATATTGCTTCAATTGTAACTTTAAAGCACGAAGAGAAGAGATTCCATGTAACTGATATGGATAGCGAAATTCATGAATATTTTAATAAAGAGCTCTACATGGGGATCACGTTATACGATGGAGAAGGAAAAGAGAAAAAGCATGTAACAGCAGAAGGACAAGAAACATCAAAGAACTTTGCGAAGCAAGTGAATGGTATGCAGTTCGAGTATGGAGATGTAGTGAAAGTATTCCACGCAGAACCGGTTCGTTTGAAATGGTATCAAAATAATACCCTTACTGGTCAAGGTGAGGAAAAAGGGGCAAAAGAACTATTCTTCAAAGTAACAGAAAAAGGTTTTGAGAGAATGGACATGCTACAGGAAGTAACAGCAAAACCACAAACGGTAGTAGTCGGAACAGAAGTAGAAAAGCTAGATGCCAAAAACTTTGTTGAAGTAAAAGGCGGAGAAGTAATCGGTTTTGTAGAAAAACCAGATACATCAAAAATCGGTGAACAAACAGTAAAAGTAGAAACGAAAGATCGTTTTGGAAATAAGCAAGTGACGGAAGTGCCACTGGAAGTAATTTACGGAGATAGCATTATGTTCTTTGGTACAAGTTATGGCGGAAGTAATATAAAGTCAGTTGTAACGTTAAATCATGAAGAAAAGAAATTTAGTACAACTGGCGCAGAAGGCTCGGCGCATACGTCATTTAAAGAACAAAAGTATATGGGAATGACTGTATACGATAAAGATGGAAAAGAAAAGAAAGAAGTGTCAGTAAAGGGATTTGAAAATACAAAAGGATTCGCAGAACAATTCAATGGAATGACTTTTGAATATGGCGATGTAGTAAAAGTATATCAAAGAGAGTTTGATAGATTTAAAGTGTATAAAAAGAATGAATTAATTGACGCTAAGTATGGTGTTAACGAAGTATTCTTTAAAGTTACAGAGCAAGGTTTCGAACGAGTGGAAACTCAGCAAGAAGTAACGGCAAAACCACAAAAAATAGTAGTCGGAACAGAAGTAGAAAAATTAGATGCGAAAAACTTTGTTGAAGTGAAAGATGGAGAAGTAATCGGGTTTGTAGAAAAACCAGATACATCAAAAATCGGTGAACAAACAGTAAAAATAGAAACAAAAGATCGTTTCGGGAATAAAAAAGTGACAGAAGTTCCAGTAGAAGTAACATATGGAGATAGTTTACTTGTGTATGGATTGAACTATAGCGATGGGAACCTGAAGTCGATCGTAACTCTACATCATGATACGAAAAAAATTAGTGCAACAGATACAAAAAATTTAATTCATGATTACTTTAAAGATGAGAAGTATTTTGAATTCACATTGTACGGTAAAGATGGAAGCGAGAAGAAAAATGTAGCGGTAAAAGGTTTAGAGAATACGAAAGCTTTTGCTAAGGAAGTGAATGGACTTACATTTGAGTATGGAGATGTGGTGAAAGTATATCATGCAGAGTCTTCTCGCTTACATTGGTATCAAAAAGATGTATATGCGGGAGAAGGGAAAAATAAAGAAATACAGGAACTAGTCTTTAAAATTACTGAAAACGGATTTGAAAGGTTAGATGGGGAACAAACAATAAAAGTGAAACCGCAAACAGTAGTAATTGGAACAAATAGCGAAACGCTGGATGCGAAGGAGTTTGTTGAAGTTCAGAATGGAGAAGTAGTAGGTTTTGTAGAAAAACTAGATACATCAAAAATCGGTAAACAAACAGTAAAAGTAGAAACGAAAGATCGTTTTGGAAATAAGAAAGTGACAGAAGTTCCAGTAGAAGTAACATATGGAGATAGTTTAGTATATCAGGGGCTAAGTAATAGTATTCGTTCGATTGTAACGTTGAATCATGACGAAAAGAAATTGCATGTAACATATACAAATGAACAAATTCATAGCTACTTTAACAATGAACTATATATGGGAATTACGTTATATGATGGAGAAGGAAAAGAGAAAAAACATGTAACGGCAGAAGGACAAGAGACCTCAAAGAATTTTGCAGAGCAAGTAAATGGTATGGCGTTCCAGTATGGGGATGTAGTGAAAGTATATCATGCAGAATCTGATCGTTTAAGTTGGTATAAAACTGGTGAGTTACTTGGAAAAGGAGATTCGAAGAAATTTAAAGAGATTTCCTTCAAGATTACTCCAAATGGTTTAGAGCAAGTGAAATGA
- a CDS encoding GNAT family N-acetyltransferase: MALYIYKITNENRNEIANLKVTGEQLAFIESTVAECLVDAGTKYKGEATSVGFYDGETPIGYAMYGWLEEKEKAVYLNQFMIDSNCQGKGYAKPLLHLLIEYLQKEYDRKVIYLSIHPENKLAQKLYESIGFHLTGEIEGEWINGKGFIMKRILD; the protein is encoded by the coding sequence ATGGCTCTTTATATTTATAAAATAACGAATGAAAATCGAAATGAAATTGCTAATTTGAAAGTAACCGGAGAGCAGCTTGCATTTATTGAAAGTACAGTTGCAGAGTGTTTAGTTGATGCTGGTACAAAATATAAAGGTGAGGCTACTTCAGTAGGGTTTTATGATGGTGAAACGCCAATCGGATATGCCATGTACGGTTGGTTGGAAGAAAAAGAGAAGGCTGTATATTTAAATCAGTTTATGATTGATAGTAATTGCCAAGGTAAAGGTTATGCAAAACCATTATTACATTTGCTAATAGAATATTTACAAAAAGAATATGATCGAAAAGTTATATATTTAAGTATACATCCAGAGAATAAACTTGCCCAAAAATTATATGAATCAATTGGATTCCATTTAACTGGTGAAATTGAAGGCGAATGGATAAATGGAAAAGGATTTATAATGAAACGTATATTGGATTAA